In Miniphocaeibacter halophilus, the following proteins share a genomic window:
- a CDS encoding HlyD family efflux transporter periplasmic adaptor subunit: MNKIKSKNKTNKKKFKINIFSLIFLFILLILIKNIYVKFVKNNTIILDSPVIYEEKINTNAIILKDEHIYAYDENINLNAKSTSRISVDTSLGSINDFTNKFGLNIDIINNELEKLKEKNKNQETLPIEDIVESIHDYNYSKIGELPIDNYEDHEIEYKKYLESQNNIYKSVLESNGQKIKSKNAGVLFTEVDGYEDIFNIYRMDLNLLDLDIENLDLDKESHKNGLKIVNNNYFGMIFTVNSKDVKKSYEVGGDITIKINDTYITGTVKDIKLNNKIFTIAAYFDTNFDSISDNRFYNIDIVNFSTKSYKIPEKSLTTNKDTVGVYIKKPSGVVVFRPVEVITIKDKTAIVNYGNKGLIKINGKEMETINPYDEIIKNPKKVKLGELLE, from the coding sequence ATGAATAAAATTAAATCAAAAAACAAAACTAATAAAAAGAAATTTAAAATAAATATTTTTTCGCTAATTTTTCTTTTTATATTATTAATATTGATTAAAAATATTTATGTTAAATTTGTTAAAAATAATACTATTATTCTAGATTCTCCAGTAATATATGAGGAAAAAATTAATACAAATGCAATTATTTTAAAAGATGAACATATATATGCCTATGATGAAAATATAAATCTAAATGCAAAAAGTACTTCAAGAATATCTGTCGACACATCTTTAGGTTCAATTAATGATTTTACAAATAAATTTGGTCTAAATATAGACATTATAAATAATGAATTAGAAAAACTAAAAGAAAAAAACAAAAATCAAGAAACACTTCCTATTGAAGATATTGTCGAGAGTATTCATGATTATAACTATTCAAAAATAGGAGAGTTACCGATAGATAATTACGAAGATCATGAAATTGAATATAAAAAATATCTGGAAAGTCAAAATAATATTTATAAGTCTGTCTTAGAGTCAAATGGTCAAAAAATTAAATCTAAAAATGCAGGTGTTCTTTTTACCGAAGTTGATGGATATGAGGATATATTTAACATATATAGAATGGATTTAAATCTATTGGATTTAGACATTGAAAACTTAGATCTTGATAAAGAATCTCATAAAAATGGGTTAAAAATCGTTAATAACAATTATTTTGGTATGATTTTTACAGTAAATAGCAAAGATGTGAAAAAATCTTATGAAGTTGGTGGAGATATTACCATTAAAATTAACGATACATATATTACTGGTACTGTAAAGGATATTAAATTAAATAATAAAATATTTACAATAGCAGCTTATTTTGATACAAATTTTGATTCTATTAGTGATAATAGATTTTATAATATAGATATAGTAAATTTTTCCACAAAATCATATAAAATTCCAGAAAAATCTTTAACAACAAATAAAGACACAGTGGGAGTTTATATAAAAAAACCTAGCGGGGTAGTTGTTTTTAGACCTGTGGAAGTTATAACAATAAAGGATAAAACAGCGATTGTAAATTATGGTAATAAAGGATTAATTAAAATTAATGGTAAGGAAATGGAAACTATAAATCCTTATGATGAAATAATTAAAAATCCTAAAAAAGTAAAATTAGGAGAATTGTTAGAATAG
- the pyrE gene encoding orotate phosphoribosyltransferase, translating into MENRIVELLKESDALLTGHFLLSSGKHSDKYVQCAKLLQYPEKAEEVCQVLKEKLKDEKIDIVVGPAMGGIIIAYELGRALGVPAIFTERENNEMTLRRGFEIKEGQNVLVVEDVVTTGKSSLETIKVIEDYGGKVVGIASLVDRTGGKDIGTKLFSAVALEINTYDKENCPLCEKNIELVKPGSRKKF; encoded by the coding sequence ATGGAAAATAGAATTGTAGAGCTTTTAAAAGAAAGTGATGCTTTATTAACAGGACATTTTTTACTTTCATCTGGTAAACATAGTGATAAATATGTACAATGTGCTAAATTATTACAATACCCTGAAAAAGCTGAAGAGGTTTGTCAAGTATTAAAAGAAAAATTAAAGGATGAAAAAATAGATATTGTTGTAGGACCTGCCATGGGTGGAATTATAATTGCCTATGAACTTGGTAGAGCATTAGGAGTTCCTGCAATTTTTACTGAGCGTGAAAATAATGAAATGACTTTACGTAGAGGTTTCGAAATAAAAGAAGGACAAAATGTACTAGTTGTTGAAGATGTGGTAACAACAGGAAAAAGCTCGTTAGAAACTATAAAAGTAATTGAAGATTATGGTGGAAAAGTAGTAGGTATAGCTTCTTTAGTTGATAGAACAGGTGGAAAGGATATAGGAACAAAGTTATTTTCTGCAGTTGCTTTAGAAATTAACACCTATGATAAAGAAAATTGTCCATTATGTGAAAAGAATATTGAACTAGTAAAACCTGGTAGTAGAAAAAAATTCTAA
- a CDS encoding dihydroorotate dehydrogenase encodes MLKVNICGVEFNNPVIAASGTFGFGREFEPYVDLNKIGGISTKGLTYYKKDGNEGRRIHETASGIMNSIGLQNPSVSEFIKNDLDFMKQFDAKIIANIGGSQVEDYLKSIELIEETDIEIIELNISCPNVKEGGMAFGIKCDIAFDIVKKVREKTNKVLMVKLSPNAENIKEMAISCVEAGADSLSLVNTFNALAIDIYKRKPIFKNVTAGLSGPAIKPIALRMVKEVHDVVDVPIVGMGGIMDWQDAIEFIMAGSTAVQVGTANFIQPNIMEDIIDGIERFMIKENIKDLSEITGII; translated from the coding sequence ATGTTGAAAGTTAATATTTGTGGAGTGGAATTTAATAATCCAGTAATAGCAGCCTCAGGAACTTTTGGTTTTGGTAGAGAATTTGAACCTTATGTAGATTTAAATAAAATTGGTGGTATTTCAACCAAAGGTTTAACCTACTATAAAAAAGACGGTAATGAGGGAAGAAGAATTCATGAAACAGCATCAGGTATAATGAATAGTATAGGACTACAAAATCCTTCAGTATCTGAGTTTATAAAAAATGATTTGGATTTTATGAAACAATTTGATGCAAAAATAATTGCTAATATTGGTGGCTCACAAGTTGAGGACTATTTAAAAAGCATAGAATTAATAGAAGAAACAGATATAGAAATTATTGAATTAAATATTTCATGTCCAAATGTAAAAGAAGGTGGAATGGCCTTTGGAATTAAATGTGATATTGCCTTTGATATTGTAAAAAAAGTTAGAGAAAAAACAAATAAGGTTTTAATGGTTAAATTATCTCCTAATGCAGAAAATATTAAAGAAATGGCTATTTCTTGTGTTGAAGCCGGTGCCGATAGTCTATCACTTGTAAACACATTTAATGCATTAGCTATTGATATATATAAAAGAAAACCAATATTTAAGAATGTTACTGCCGGTTTGTCTGGACCAGCAATTAAACCAATTGCTTTAAGGATGGTTAAAGAAGTACATGACGTTGTTGATGTTCCAATAGTAGGAATGGGTGGCATAATGGACTGGCAAGATGCTATTGAATTTATTATGGCCGGTTCTACAGCTGTGCAAGTTGGTACTGCAAACTTTATCCAACCAAATATTATGGAAGATATTATAGATGGTATAGAAAGATTTATGATAAAGGAAAATATTAAAGATTTAAGTGAAATAACAGGAATAATATAG
- a CDS encoding dihydroorotate dehydrogenase electron transfer subunit: MEKNNYVSGKIIKNEQIDNDIFLIELEGSFKGEPGQFYMVRGWDEYPLLPRPLSIFDLENNKISFLYQVVGKGTGILSNLKKGAKVEILGPLGNGFPIVNNQKVALVSGGIGLAPMKYLARKLDCKVDLFAGFRTSSYLMDEMSNFVDNIVITTNDGNEGKKGFVTDYIEDKYDVIYACGPNPMMNSLKKLNLKAKSYYSLEAHMACGIGACLGCAINTTKGIQRVCHEGPVFDGSEVIFDVES; encoded by the coding sequence ATGGAAAAAAATAACTATGTTAGTGGAAAAATTATAAAAAATGAACAAATAGATAATGATATATTTTTGATTGAATTAGAAGGGAGTTTCAAAGGAGAACCTGGTCAATTTTACATGGTTAGAGGATGGGATGAGTATCCTCTTTTACCAAGACCATTGAGTATTTTTGACTTAGAAAATAATAAAATTTCCTTTTTATATCAAGTAGTAGGTAAAGGAACAGGAATATTATCTAACTTGAAAAAAGGAGCAAAAGTTGAAATTTTAGGGCCTTTAGGTAATGGGTTTCCAATTGTTAATAATCAAAAGGTTGCTTTAGTATCAGGAGGAATAGGTCTTGCTCCTATGAAGTATCTTGCTAGAAAATTAGATTGTAAAGTAGATTTATTTGCAGGATTTAGAACTTCCAGTTATTTAATGGATGAAATGAGTAATTTTGTAGATAATATTGTAATTACAACAAATGATGGTAATGAAGGAAAAAAAGGATTTGTAACTGATTATATAGAAGATAAATACGATGTAATTTATGCTTGTGGACCAAATCCTATGATGAATTCCTTGAAAAAATTAAATTTAAAAGCTAAATCCTATTATTCTTTAGAAGCTCATATGGCTTGTGGCATTGGAGCTTGCCTAGGATGTGCTATAAACACTACAAAAGGAATTCAAAGAGTTTGTCATGAAGGACCGGTTTTTGATGGTAGTGAGGTGATATTTGATGTTGAAAGTTAA
- the pyrF gene encoding orotidine-5'-phosphate decarboxylase — protein sequence MIIDKLYDSVKDKGFVCVGLDTSLDYIPENIKNKSSNVADIVFEFNKQIIDCTNDITGIFKVQIAYYEAMGLEGLKAYSKTLKYLKEKNALSIGDVKRGDIAATAKEYAKAHFSGDFEVDFITLNPYMGYDSITPYFDYFKSGEKGAFVLLRTSNPGAKDIEYLEYKNEPLYYEIGENIYKMADEFIGECGYSSLGFVVGGTYSEEATEIRERFKKSFFLIPGYGAQGGKAEDIRLYLDDFNGGVVNSSRGIITAYKKHEDGENKFQEYTRQAVENMRNDIYGKK from the coding sequence ATGATAATTGATAAATTATATGATTCTGTAAAAGACAAGGGATTTGTTTGTGTAGGACTTGATACTAGTTTAGATTACATACCTGAAAATATAAAAAACAAATCAAGTAATGTTGCTGATATAGTTTTTGAATTTAATAAACAAATAATAGATTGTACAAATGATATTACAGGTATATTTAAAGTTCAAATAGCCTATTATGAAGCAATGGGATTAGAAGGCTTAAAAGCTTATTCAAAAACATTAAAATATTTAAAAGAAAAAAATGCCCTTTCTATTGGAGATGTTAAAAGAGGAGATATTGCCGCTACAGCAAAGGAATATGCAAAGGCTCATTTTAGTGGTGATTTTGAAGTAGATTTTATAACATTAAATCCTTATATGGGATATGATAGTATTACTCCATATTTTGATTATTTTAAATCTGGAGAAAAAGGAGCTTTTGTGCTTTTAAGAACTTCAAATCCTGGAGCAAAAGATATTGAATATTTGGAATATAAGAACGAACCCTTATATTATGAAATTGGTGAAAATATTTATAAAATGGCTGATGAATTTATTGGTGAATGTGGTTATAGTTCCTTAGGTTTTGTAGTAGGTGGAACCTACAGTGAAGAAGCTACTGAAATAAGAGAAAGATTTAAAAAGTCATTTTTCTTAATACCTGGCTATGGTGCTCAAGGTGGTAAAGCAGAGGACATAAGATTATATTTAGATGATTTTAATGGAGGTGTTGTTAATTCTTCTAGAGGTATAATTACTGCTTATAAAAAACATGAAGATGGAGAAAATAAATTCCAAGAATATACTAGACAAGCAGTTGAAAATATGAGGAATGATATTTATGGAAAAAAATAA
- a CDS encoding aspartate carbamoyltransferase regulatory subunit: protein MLNINSINKGIVIDHIKPGHGHLIFEMLGLDKADYSVALIMNASSKKFGKKDMIKIENVIDIDLTALAIIDIDLTVNIIEDQKIVEKINMTLPEYIENVIKCKNPRCISTSERNIVHKFALVDRENSLYKCEYCDQIYDMEG from the coding sequence ATGTTAAATATAAATAGTATAAACAAAGGAATCGTAATTGATCATATAAAACCTGGTCATGGACATCTTATATTTGAAATGTTAGGATTAGACAAAGCAGATTACTCTGTTGCATTAATTATGAATGCATCTTCAAAGAAATTTGGCAAAAAAGATATGATTAAAATTGAAAATGTTATAGATATAGACTTGACTGCTCTTGCTATTATAGATATAGACTTAACTGTAAATATTATAGAAGATCAAAAAATAGTTGAAAAAATTAATATGACTTTGCCAGAATATATTGAAAATGTTATAAAATGCAAAAATCCAAGATGTATTTCCACTAGTGAAAGAAATATTGTTCATAAATTTGCTTTAGTCGATAGAGAAAATTCATTATACAAATGTGAATATTGTGATCAAATATATGACATGGAGGGATAA
- the pyrB gene encoding aspartate carbamoyltransferase: MLKGRNLIEINDFTNSEIMDIMLLAQDIIKSPENFSNLCNGKILGTLFFEPSTRTRLSFESAIHRLGGDCIGFSESQSSSTAKGESLADTIRTVGSYVDIIAMRHPKEGSSTLAKDYTSVPLINAGDGGHQHPTQTLTDMLTILESKKTFENLTIGLCGDLMFGRTVHSLVKAMSQHKGNRFVFISPEELKIPEYIKINLKNNNIEFIEEERLGNIIHELDILYMTRVQRERFFNEEDYIRLKDSYILDNKKLKKAKEDLAILHPLPRVNEISVEVDSDKRALYFEQVKYGVIVRMALILKLLGVK; this comes from the coding sequence ATGCTTAAAGGTAGGAATTTAATTGAAATTAATGATTTTACAAATTCTGAGATTATGGATATTATGTTATTAGCTCAAGACATTATAAAGAGTCCTGAGAATTTTTCTAATTTATGTAATGGAAAAATTCTAGGGACTCTTTTTTTTGAGCCATCAACAAGAACAAGATTAAGTTTTGAATCTGCAATACACAGATTAGGAGGGGATTGTATAGGATTTTCTGAAAGTCAATCTTCTTCAACAGCAAAGGGAGAAAGTCTAGCTGACACTATAAGAACTGTCGGCAGTTATGTTGACATAATTGCAATGAGACATCCTAAGGAAGGATCTTCTACATTAGCAAAGGATTATACATCTGTACCATTAATAAATGCAGGAGATGGGGGACATCAACATCCAACGCAAACTCTAACAGATATGTTAACTATTTTAGAAAGTAAAAAAACTTTTGAGAATTTAACAATAGGTTTATGTGGTGATTTGATGTTTGGTAGAACTGTACATTCTTTAGTTAAAGCCATGTCCCAACATAAAGGCAATAGATTTGTTTTTATTTCTCCTGAAGAATTAAAAATTCCTGAATATATTAAAATAAATTTAAAAAACAATAATATTGAATTTATTGAAGAGGAAAGATTGGGAAATATTATTCATGAATTAGATATTTTATACATGACAAGGGTTCAAAGGGAAAGATTTTTTAATGAAGAGGACTATATTAGATTAAAGGATAGTTATATTCTTGATAATAAAAAATTAAAAAAAGCAAAAGAAGATTTAGCAATTCTACATCCATTGCCAAGAGTTAATGAAATAAGTGTAGAAGTTGACTCTGATAAAAGAGCATTATATTTTGAACAAGTTAAATATGGTGTAATTGTAAGAATGGCTCTTATTTTAAAGTTACTAGGGGTGAAATAA
- a CDS encoding Cof-type HAD-IIB family hydrolase, with the protein MYKLLALDLDGTTLTSKHIIDSETKKHIKFLINKGIKVTIISGREPKSIVSLSDQIGLNGLVGSMNGAIITTSDGVDHIMNLTLPEEHVKYSIDLSKRMNFNSILFIENDSFIASKKNEFGKIIDKFTDYPATEVGDLDKFLKENNLYNKVNKVAITDEYENLLKFKSVYEKNNNSSKLFFSLPFFLEINRNDISKGRALEYIADSYNINREEIVAIGDGENDIEMIQYAGKGVAMKNAMTGLKDVADEITDSNDNHGVVKIIKKYFL; encoded by the coding sequence ATGTATAAATTATTAGCATTAGATTTGGACGGCACAACCTTAACAAGTAAACATATTATTGATTCAGAAACAAAAAAACATATAAAATTTTTAATAAATAAAGGAATAAAAGTTACTATTATATCAGGTAGAGAACCTAAATCCATAGTTTCTTTATCTGACCAAATTGGATTAAATGGATTAGTTGGTTCAATGAATGGAGCTATTATTACTACTTCCGATGGTGTTGATCATATTATGAATTTAACCTTACCAGAAGAACATGTAAAATACTCTATTGATTTGTCAAAGAGAATGAACTTTAATTCAATACTCTTTATAGAAAATGATTCCTTTATTGCTTCTAAGAAAAATGAATTTGGAAAAATTATAGATAAATTTACAGATTATCCAGCTACAGAAGTAGGAGATTTAGATAAATTTTTAAAAGAAAACAATTTGTATAATAAAGTAAATAAAGTTGCAATTACAGATGAATATGAAAATTTATTAAAATTCAAATCGGTATACGAAAAAAATAATAACTCCTCAAAATTATTTTTTTCCCTACCATTTTTCTTAGAAATAAATAGAAATGATATATCTAAAGGAAGAGCTTTAGAATATATTGCAGATTCTTATAATATTAATCGAGAAGAAATAGTTGCAATTGGTGATGGTGAAAATGATATAGAAATGATACAATATGCAGGAAAGGGTGTAGCCATGAAAAACGCCATGACAGGATTAAAGGATGTTGCTGACGAAATTACCGATTCTAATGACAATCATGGAGTAGTTAAAATTATAAAAAAATACTTTTTATAA
- a CDS encoding glutamate-5-semialdehyde dehydrogenase: protein MINEIGRKSKESSFDLSLLSTIDKNNIINKISDNLIKYEEDIISANKIDIENGRKNGLSEGLIDRLLLNKERILGMVDSANKVRDLKDPIGAINHMEVLPNGLQIGKKRIPMGVIGIIYESRPNVTLECSILCLKSSNSLILRGGKEAIESNKAIVKIIRESIKELGFNENFVQLIEDTTRESANALMKLDKCVDLLIPRGSAGLIKSVVQNSTVPVLKTGDGNCHVYVDEYADIDMAIDIIENAKTQRISVCNAMESLLVHKNVSDDFYSKLKKIIDKYSITVYGDEISKFKLGDIEDATDEEYAREYLDYAFSLKVVDSIDEAILHIRKFSTNHSEVIVTKDYDNSNKFLNLVDSACVYVNASSRFTDGFEFGLGAEMGISTQKLHARGPVGLEELTSEKYIILGNGQVR from the coding sequence ATGATTAATGAAATTGGTAGAAAATCAAAAGAATCTTCTTTTGATTTAAGTCTATTATCGACAATAGATAAAAATAATATTATAAATAAAATTTCCGATAATTTAATAAAATATGAGGAAGATATTATAAGTGCAAACAAAATCGATATAGAAAATGGAAGAAAAAATGGACTAAGTGAAGGTTTAATAGATAGGCTTTTACTAAATAAGGAACGTATTTTAGGAATGGTTGACTCTGCAAATAAGGTTAGGGATTTAAAAGATCCTATAGGAGCTATTAACCATATGGAAGTGTTGCCTAATGGACTTCAAATTGGTAAAAAAAGAATTCCAATGGGAGTAATAGGTATAATTTATGAATCAAGACCAAATGTAACATTAGAATGTAGTATTTTATGTTTAAAATCATCAAATAGCTTAATTCTTAGAGGTGGTAAAGAGGCAATTGAATCAAATAAAGCTATAGTGAAAATAATAAGAGAATCTATTAAAGAATTGGGTTTTAATGAAAATTTTGTTCAATTAATTGAAGATACTACAAGAGAAAGTGCTAATGCATTGATGAAATTAGATAAATGTGTAGATTTATTAATACCAAGAGGAAGTGCAGGACTAATAAAATCCGTTGTACAAAATTCTACAGTTCCTGTTTTAAAAACAGGAGATGGAAATTGTCATGTATATGTAGATGAGTATGCAGATATTGATATGGCAATAGATATTATTGAAAATGCTAAAACTCAAAGAATAAGCGTTTGTAATGCTATGGAATCACTTCTTGTGCATAAAAACGTAAGCGATGATTTTTATTCAAAATTAAAAAAGATTATTGATAAATACAGTATTACAGTATATGGAGATGAAATATCTAAATTTAAATTAGGAGATATTGAAGATGCTACTGATGAGGAATATGCAAGGGAATATTTAGATTATGCATTTTCTTTGAAGGTAGTTGATTCCATAGACGAAGCAATTTTGCATATAAGAAAATTTAGTACAAATCATTCTGAAGTTATAGTAACAAAAGATTATGATAATAGTAATAAATTTTTGAATTTAGTAGACAGTGCTTGTGTATATGTAAATGCATCAAGTAGATTTACAGATGGTTTTGAATTTGGTTTAGGTGCTGAAATGGGTATTTCAACACAAAAATTACACGCAAGAGGACCTGTTGGTCTTGAAGAACTAACATCAGAAAAATATATTATATTAGGAAATGGACAGGTTAGGTAG
- the proB gene encoding glutamate 5-kinase, whose amino-acid sequence MREFAKNLKRVVIKVGSSSITHENGDINLRKIFDLCWQLSDAKNHGYEVVLVSSGAIAAGSKRLNLKDRPNTTALKQAASAVGQVALMNTYNRILGEFSYHGAQILLTKHIETDELMLTNAKNAFKELFNLNVIPIINENDTISTFEIKFGDNDTLSAIVSRIIDADLLVLLSDIDGLYTCDPRENSDAELIKNVDTITEEIKSCAQGTNSKVGTGGMVTKISAANLCMEKGIDVVLANGKDMKIIKDILEGKEIGTYFRSKKND is encoded by the coding sequence ATGAGAGAGTTTGCTAAAAATTTAAAAAGAGTAGTAATAAAAGTTGGATCGTCCTCAATTACCCATGAAAATGGTGATATAAACTTAAGAAAGATATTTGATTTATGTTGGCAATTAAGTGATGCTAAAAATCATGGATATGAAGTTGTATTGGTATCATCAGGAGCAATTGCTGCTGGTTCTAAGAGATTGAACTTAAAAGATCGTCCTAATACAACTGCACTTAAACAAGCTGCTTCAGCAGTAGGACAAGTTGCACTAATGAACACCTATAATAGGATTCTAGGCGAATTTAGCTATCATGGTGCTCAAATTCTATTGACTAAACATATTGAAACAGATGAGTTAATGCTTACAAATGCTAAAAATGCTTTTAAAGAACTTTTTAATCTAAATGTTATTCCAATAATAAATGAAAATGATACTATTTCAACCTTTGAAATTAAATTTGGAGATAACGATACTTTATCTGCAATAGTATCTAGAATTATAGATGCGGACTTATTGGTTCTTTTATCTGATATTGACGGATTATACACTTGTGACCCTAGAGAAAATAGTGATGCAGAATTAATTAAAAATGTAGATACTATTACAGAAGAAATAAAAAGTTGTGCTCAAGGAACTAATTCTAAAGTTGGAACAGGTGGAATGGTTACAAAAATTAGTGCAGCAAATTTGTGTATGGAAAAAGGGATAGATGTAGTTTTAGCAAATGGAAAAGATATGAAAATAATCAAGGATATCCTTGAAGGAAAAGAAATAGGAACATATTTTAGGAGTAAAAAAAATGATTAA
- a CDS encoding class IV adenylate cyclase: MERELEFKLLGLDFNYYEELLKEKGATLIAHEFQTNTVIDSTNFPLIDEDCYLRIRETKNLLNNLSKNELTFKKKIRNQYARENLEYTIEFDNKENLIEILKNLKLDKYIVGTKERTSYKYKNLRIDFDIWDKDTYPYPYIEIEANTNEELYELLNELNIDKKHISLKSITQLQEELRR, from the coding sequence GTGGAGAGGGAATTAGAGTTTAAATTATTAGGACTTGACTTTAATTACTATGAAGAATTGTTAAAAGAAAAAGGTGCAACTTTAATTGCACATGAATTTCAAACAAATACTGTTATTGATTCAACAAATTTTCCATTAATTGATGAAGATTGTTATTTAAGAATTAGGGAAACTAAAAATCTATTAAATAACTTGTCAAAAAATGAGCTTACCTTTAAGAAGAAAATTAGAAATCAATATGCTAGAGAAAACTTAGAATATACTATTGAATTTGATAATAAAGAAAATTTAATTGAAATATTGAAAAATTTAAAATTAGACAAATATATTGTTGGAACAAAGGAAAGAACTTCATATAAATATAAAAATTTAAGAATTGATTTTGATATATGGGATAAGGATACTTATCCTTACCCCTATATTGAAATAGAAGCAAATACAAATGAAGAATTATATGAATTATTAAATGAACTAAATATAGATAAAAAACATATTTCTCTTAAATCAATAACACAATTACAAGAAGAATTAAGAAGATAG
- the nagB gene encoding glucosamine-6-phosphate deaminase: MKIIYTKNYDEMSKKACELVVKQINEKKNSILGLATGSTPLGLYEKLIKEYKNGLDFSEISTYNLDEYIGLSEDNDQSYNYFMNENLFKHINVNKENINIPSGINNPEKEIDDYENKIRDIGGVDLQILGLGSNGHIAFNEPSEELNAKTSIVELTESTIKANSRFFEKESDVPTKAISMGIGTIFTAKKIIILISGKNKEQATDYLLNSNKISTNWPVSLLQLHQDTTVIIDESSVGVK, from the coding sequence ATGAAAATAATATACACAAAAAACTATGATGAAATGAGTAAAAAAGCTTGTGAATTAGTTGTAAAGCAAATTAATGAGAAAAAGAATTCCATACTAGGTTTAGCAACCGGCTCTACTCCGTTAGGACTATATGAAAAGTTAATAAAAGAGTATAAGAATGGATTAGATTTTTCTGAAATTTCAACATATAATTTAGACGAATACATTGGCTTAAGTGAAGATAATGACCAATCCTATAATTATTTTATGAATGAAAATTTATTTAAACATATTAATGTAAATAAGGAAAATATAAATATTCCTAGTGGTATAAATAATCCTGAAAAAGAAATTGATGACTATGAAAATAAAATAAGAGATATTGGTGGTGTTGATTTACAAATTCTTGGTTTAGGTTCAAATGGCCATATTGCTTTTAATGAGCCAAGTGAAGAACTTAATGCAAAAACAAGTATAGTAGAATTAACTGAAAGTACAATTAAAGCCAATTCAAGATTTTTTGAAAAGGAATCAGACGTTCCAACAAAGGCAATTTCTATGGGGATTGGAACAATATTTACTGCAAAAAAAATTATTATATTAATTAGTGGTAAAAATAAAGAACAAGCAACTGACTATTTGCTTAATAGTAATAAAATAAGTACCAATTGGCCGGTTTCCTTATTACAATTACATCAAGATACTACTGTTATAATCGATGAAAGTTCAGTTGGAGTAAAATAG
- a CDS encoding metallophosphoesterase, whose amino-acid sequence MIYSISDLHLDYTGNKTMELFGENWDNYENRIFQNWKEVVKDNDIVLIAGDISWAMTINEAYNDLIRIENLPGKKVLIKGNHDYWWSSLKKINDLNLNNMFFLQNNSYDFNGISIVGTRGWEDCNEDSDEFNVFKRELLRLEMSIKTAKTCNKKIAMLHYPPFDKKGIPNDFHSILKKYNIEICIYGHLHGPGLSNIIEGTVDGIKYFCTSSDYLNFIPKLIY is encoded by the coding sequence ATGATATATAGCATTTCAGATTTACATTTAGATTATACCGGTAATAAAACTATGGAATTATTTGGTGAAAATTGGGATAATTATGAAAATAGAATATTTCAAAATTGGAAAGAAGTAGTTAAAGATAATGATATAGTTTTAATAGCAGGTGATATTTCTTGGGCAATGACTATTAACGAAGCCTATAATGATTTAATTAGAATAGAGAATCTTCCTGGAAAAAAAGTGTTAATTAAGGGAAATCATGACTATTGGTGGAGTTCATTAAAAAAAATTAATGATTTGAATTTAAATAATATGTTTTTTTTACAAAACAACTCCTATGATTTTAATGGAATTTCTATTGTTGGAACTAGAGGATGGGAAGATTGTAATGAGGATTCGGATGAGTTTAATGTTTTTAAAAGAGAATTATTAAGACTTGAAATGAGTATAAAAACAGCAAAGACATGTAATAAAAAAATTGCAATGTTACATTATCCTCCATTTGATAAAAAAGGCATTCCTAATGACTTCCATTCAATATTAAAAAAATATAATATTGAAATTTGCATATATGGACATTTGCATGGTCCAGGACTAAGTAATATAATTGAGGGTACAGTAGATGGAATAAAGTATTTTTGTACTTCTAGTGACTACTTAAATTTTATTCCTAAATTAATATATTAA